TTAGGCACGCCGCCAGCGTTCGTCCTGAGCCAGGATCAAACTCTCCATCAAAACATTTATGCTCATCCGAAACTCAAAGGCGCTTTGTCTTGTTCAGTTTTCAAGGTTCAAGTTCCAAGCACCACTTTATTTTAACTCCATCTGACCTTTTTGTCAATTCCTCGGTGCTCGTCTTTTTGCCGCCCGTTTGAGCGACGATTAAAATGATAACATGATGCAAATAATTATGCAACTCTTTTTTTTAATCCATTTGATGGAAATTTCCTTTTCATGCCCGCTCCTTTTCGGAGCGAATTATAAAATAACATCACAGAGGATTTTTGTCAATAGAATTCCATGATCTTTTTGCGATCGGGTTTCCAATCACAAAAATTTTTGCTTGGCACGGGGATTTCCCGAGAAGAAGATGATTTTCATCCGGACCGATACCCGCCGCGGTTCTCCATCTTTTCCGAAAAACGGACGGCCGCCGTTCCTGTTCCTCCGCGCCAATATGTTGCGCATTTCGGTTGAAGGACGGCGGCTTGACAACGGGGGCGAGACCGCGCCAACGGCAAATCCCGGGATCCTCTGCGTCAAGATTCATAGGAAAATTCTCCCGGGACGTCTTTCAAGGTATTAAATAAAATAAGAAAAATCTAATCCTTGTTATGTGAAAAATTTGTTTTTTTCATGTACCGAAGGCAATCGTTCGGGGATGCGATCCGCTTGAAAAGGCTGTAAAGGATATCGTAACGCTCTTCCATTCCCGTTTTCACATAATGATTAATCCGCTCATCGTAAAGATCGAAAAGCAATTCATCCATTTCCCGTTTTAACAGATAAATCAGCTCTTCCTTTTCTTTATCGTCCACCAACAGTCCGATCATGTTCTGCACCTCCCCGGTCATTGGCTATTTTATTTTTTGCGATTATTTTGATCTTATTCGAATCCGAATATTTGCCTTTTCTCCTGCATAGCTTTCAATAAGACCGGATGGACGAGGTGACGGTTATGAACTTTTTTTACGTCATTCGCTGGAAACAGATCAGGAATATTTCCATCATCATCTTGACTTCTTTGGCGGCGGCCATGTTTTTATATTTGAATACGGGTGCGATGGAGACTTTTCTAACGAAAGACGGACCGAAAGCCATTTATAAAGGAAAGCGGGGAGTTTCGCTGACCTTTGACATCCTTTGGGGGGAAAATCAGGCGGTACACATCCTCGAACAATTGAAAATAGAAAAGGTAACATCCGCCACTTTTTTTCTTTCCGGCTCCTGGGCGGAAGGGCATAGCCATATCGTCGAAAAAATCGCCGAGGCCGGATACGAAATCGGATTGCTCGGTTATGAATACAAGGATTATTCCGAAATCGACGATGCCGCCATCAAAAAAGATATTTTGAAAGGCCTTGAAGTTTTTGAAAAACTGGACGTCCCTTACAAAAAATATTTGCGGGCGCCTACCGGGCATTTCGACAAGCGGTTATTAAGCATCGCCAACAACTTGGGCTTTACCGTCGTCCATTGGAGCATCAATACGAACGATTGGAAAAGTCCGGGGACGGGACCGATCATAAATTCGGTGAAGGACGCTGAAAACGGGGATATCATTTTGCTTCATGCTTCCGATTCGGCCAAACAGACGGCGAACGCCTTGCCCGGAATTTTAAAAGAACTGCAAAAGAAAAATTTAAAGCTTACGACGGTTTCCGAAAATTTGGTGGAAGGAAAATGGGACACAAGAGAGATTCATTGACCGAAAAGACGCGGGATGGCGCCGGCTGGCGGGGAAAGACCGAACCTCCCTTCAAAAAAAAATGGTCCCCGGAATCTCCCGGGGACGGCGAAGGGTTAAACTTTTTGCGCTTTTTTCGGAGGAAGCGGCTTCATGCCGCTCCCTTCTTTTCTTTTTTTCCGTTCTTCCCTTTCTTTTTGCGAACGCTCCAAGTAGGCGGGAAGGGACAACAGTTGGTACGTGTTGCACACGAGCAGGGGATAAATCATCAGCTGCAGCCAGTTCGGATCGTTATTTCTTAAAGCGGGAAGCCACTCAATGACCGTTACCACAACCATGAAAAAAAGCGCCGGGACGAAGGTTTCCTTATCGGATTGCTTCATTTTAAAATAGGCGACCAGGATGCCGTACAGCAAGATCAGCAAAGCCACGGCGAGATATGGAAAAATCCCTTCGTTTTCCGCGGCGAACAGACGGTACCGGAAATAAACCAAATCAAATAAAGCAAAGGCGAGGAACAGGATTTGCACCGGGTTCCAAAGCGAACGGAAAATGCCGAGGCCGATCCGATGCAAGGTCAAATAGGCGAAAAAGCCCATTTGGCTGACCGTGCTGAAGAGAAGGCCGATGCAAAACAGCCAAAAAGCCGATGAAAGGATTTCCAGCACATCAAAGGATTGGAAAAACGGGAGAAAATCTTTCCAGCGGATAATAAAGCCGGTTAAAACGGTAACGGCTCCTCCGATGCATAGGGTCGTTATAAAAAATTTTACCCAATTCCTGGTATTCACAATTCTTCCTCCACCGTAAATTTAAATCCTTCCTCATTTTAACAATTTGCAGGACAAAAATCCACTTCGCTGGTTCCATGCCGGCCGGCCCGGAATCCCTTCCCTTCGCCGCCATTTTCCGGTGCGAATATTTTTTTGCCAAAAAATCATCCTAATAACAACACCTTCTTTAGGAAAGGAGCCCGTCCGGGTCATGAAAAAAACGATCATGCTCCCTTTTTTGGCCTTGTTCCTCATTCCGCTCGGCTGTTCCACGCAGGCGGAAAATGTTGGGGAGCTGAAATATGAGGAAACGAAAAAAATGGTGACCGACATATTGAAGACCGACGAGGGCAAACAGACCGTCAAAGAATTGCTGGCTGACGAGCAATTCAAAACGTCCTTCATCATGGACAATCAAACGGTTACGAAGGCCATCGAAGATACGCTCGTCTCCAACAAAGGAAAAGAATTTTGGAAAAAAGCCTTCGAGGATCCCGCTTTTGCGGAAACCTTCGCCAAAAGCATGCGGACGGAAACGGAGAAATTATTGAAATCTTTAATGAAAGATCCGGAATACCGGGGCATGATGATGGAAGTTCTCCGCGATCCGGAAATGGAAAAGGAATTATCCGATTTAATGAAGAGCAACGAATATCGGGAGCATCTCAAACAGCTGATTACGGAAACGATGGAAAGTCCGCTGTTCCAGGCCAAGCTGCAAGATTTGATCATCCGATCGGCCGAAAGCATCCGAAAGGAAAACCAAGACGGCGCCAGCAACAATACGCAATGAAAGGAAAGGATGAAGTCCACGAGGATCCGAAGAGTCCCACTTTTTCCGCCCGGAACCGCCCGTTATCGAAACAATGAAACTCAGGAGGCCCATGGGTTCTCCTCTCCAGGCGTCCGAATCACCCATGGCGCAAAAAGAAAGTCCCGCCGAACCCCGGTTCGGCGGCATGATTTTTGCCCCCCAATCCTGACTGGCAAGCGGGCAGCGGGCGGCAGGTCCCGGTTCGGCGCCGCCCGGCGCAAGGCAATCCCGCTCAGTTTTTCTCCTTTTCCATGATGAGATCATCGATCTTTTCCGCGATCTTAAAGTAGATTTTCCCGATCGGATGGTCGATCTGATAGACGGACGGGGCGAATTCCTCATCGTCCCAATAGGGCTGTTCCAGGGGGATTTGCCCCAGCAACGGAACACCCAATTCTTCCGCCAATTTTTTCCCGCCGCCTTTTCCGAAAACATATTCCTTTTTCCCGGTCGTCCGGCTTTCAAAATAAGACATGTTTTCAATGACCCCTAAAATCTCGTGGTTGGTCTTCAGCGCCATGGTACCCGCCCGGGCGGCGACGAACGCGGAAGTGGGATGGGGGGTCGTGACGATGATCTCTTTGCACGCCGGAAGCATTTGATGGACGTCCAATGCCACATCCCCCGTTCCGGGAGGAAGGTCCAAAAAGAGATAATCCAAATCTC
This DNA window, taken from Caldibacillus debilis DSM 16016, encodes the following:
- a CDS encoding KinB-signaling pathway activation protein; this translates as MNTRNWVKFFITTLCIGGAVTVLTGFIIRWKDFLPFFQSFDVLEILSSAFWLFCIGLLFSTVSQMGFFAYLTLHRIGLGIFRSLWNPVQILFLAFALFDLVYFRYRLFAAENEGIFPYLAVALLILLYGILVAYFKMKQSDKETFVPALFFMVVVTVIEWLPALRNNDPNWLQLMIYPLLVCNTYQLLSLPAYLERSQKEREERKKRKEGSGMKPLPPKKAQKV
- the gerD gene encoding spore germination lipoprotein GerD gives rise to the protein MKKTIMLPFLALFLIPLGCSTQAENVGELKYEETKKMVTDILKTDEGKQTVKELLADEQFKTSFIMDNQTVTKAIEDTLVSNKGKEFWKKAFEDPAFAETFAKSMRTETEKLLKSLMKDPEYRGMMMEVLRDPEMEKELSDLMKSNEYREHLKQLITETMESPLFQAKLQDLIIRSAESIRKENQDGASNNTQ
- a CDS encoding polysaccharide deacetylase family protein — translated: MNFFYVIRWKQIRNISIIILTSLAAAMFLYLNTGAMETFLTKDGPKAIYKGKRGVSLTFDILWGENQAVHILEQLKIEKVTSATFFLSGSWAEGHSHIVEKIAEAGYEIGLLGYEYKDYSEIDDAAIKKDILKGLEVFEKLDVPYKKYLRAPTGHFDKRLLSIANNLGFTVVHWSINTNDWKSPGTGPIINSVKDAENGDIILLHASDSAKQTANALPGILKELQKKNLKLTTVSENLVEGKWDTREIH